Genomic window (Amaranthus tricolor cultivar Red isolate AtriRed21 chromosome 7, ASM2621246v1, whole genome shotgun sequence):
CtttgaaatagaaaaatactaagtattaattaatttctCTTTTGTTTTTAATAGCTTGTGACTATTAGCAATTGATTGAACTTGCAAGGGAAATTAGATTAGGACCTGTGTAGGCTATAATTTAagacatttgattaaaaatatattaatattaaattatattatatagtaaTTGAGATTGATCAACGCACGTATAAAAATGAGTGTTCGACTCAACTGATGAGaagttttttgaatttgaaaggaaTAAAACGAAAATTACTCTACTAATTATGGATTTAAATGGAATAAAACGaaattagtctataaatatcatattatatcaatttaaaaggattaaaaaactaatataaatctacaaatattattaatatactcTACAAATATGAATTTATATCAATTTAAAAGTATTAtgaaactaattaaaaatagatcTATAAGTATTATAAATCGGTGGATTACAGAAAAATCCTTCTACTCATAGAGACAATTCCCATAACCTGCAAATAATGAAAAAGAGAACTGTTAAAATTTTCCCAAAATATATAAGATTCTCAATTagatttctttctttttatgataattataaaaaatatttgattgtGTAACGTATGATGATAAATAAGCACAAATAATATAACATATAACACAGAGAAATAAAGTCGAATCAATTTAATACATAAGCAACCCactttatatttatattctgAATTTGccaactattattaatattattctattaaaatattcttttataatttttccccAACAAACATATACTCCTTTGGTCTTTACGAATTTACTATTGAAAATATCCATTTTCAGTTTGAGTAGCAAAAAATTCACACGGATGTAGTAGACTAGTACAACTTCAAAAGATAAGTTAGCCCGTATAATTTATCACATGATTATCCTATTAGTCCACTTGTGTAGAAACACTTATAGGACACTTGTGGACTCAGATACATATCATGAGTTTCACTCTTTCTCAAAATCATACGGTCTTAGGAGCAATATTCACTAAGCATTATAAGCAAGTTCACAACTAAATATTGTAACGATGTAGAATCTTcatcacatgtgaagtatttctaTCAAGATAATACACCCACTTTTGGAATGTTCCTTTGAATTTGCACTATATGATTCAAAAAAAACTCTCGTATATTTAAAGCATATGGTGCAAACTGAAATCGACAAGAGGGAGTATGAGTATAGAAGTTGAGTGTTGGAAATAGGGTTGAACCGCAAACCAAATCGGACGAAACCataattttagtatttggtctTGTTTACTGTCTAAAtggtttggtttgttttttctcaaaaaaaaaatttacagtTTACAGCTTGTTCTCGCTTTTATATTTTCTGACCAAACGAGACCGCAAACCGTACTACAACCGAAAActgtaatttatttttcaaaaaaaggtTGCGACCTAAATATTTCGagatgtaattatttttatatagtaatatatacttgaatgacGTTCATGCAatcaattaataacaaattattatatttggtaaTTGTAGGTGCGAAATATTTACATAAAgacatatattaattttaaaaaatatataaaaataaaaaatgtagaccagaccagactaGACCTTTGTGGAACGATTTGATCCGGTGTGGTCTGGTAATTTAAATGGTCTGGTCCcgtctaaaaattttaaagatcGAAATTTTTGGTTTGGTGAAATTTTAGTGTGCAAAAGGAATAACTTACTTGGATCAGTGATAACAAGAAGTCCAGAACCCCTAAAGTCACAATTCCAAAGATTGCAACCCTTTGATCTAAAGTAAAGATTCATAGCTATGGAAGCATGATTTATAAGATTATCAGGAGAAAAACATGGACATCCTTTTTGCATAACTCTACAATCCACTTGTGAACATGCATAGTTTATGTTTGCTAATAAGGTTGCCTCATCTGATGATGGTTTTGCTATACACCATGTTCTCTGTTTCATTCatcaatttttcaaaaatataattataattatttccaattaaataataaataaataaataaataaaatcaaacaaagaaaaataccTGTCCGTTAGCCATTGCAAATTTTGGACCTGTTCATACAATTGTGTTAgtctttttgaatttgttatagcaaaaaaagtttaaatattaaaaaatcat
Coding sequences:
- the LOC130818232 gene encoding major pollen allergen Ole e 10; this encodes MATSKTTSILLFLFFFSLISGPKFAMANGQRTWCIAKPSSDEATLLANINYACSQVDCRVMQKGCPCFSPDNLINHASIAMNLYFRSKGCNLWNCDFRGSGLLVITDPSYGNCLYE